In Aspergillus fumigatus Af293 chromosome 4, whole genome shotgun sequence, one genomic interval encodes:
- a CDS encoding dihydrofolate synthase — MIELGLGRISRLLQQTPLSWKAIHIAGTNGKGSISAYLSHMLTAGGVRCGRFTSPHLIDRWDCITIGESVVQESLFRQIEERVRLRDQSLGIGASEFELLTATAFEIFNHEHVEVGVVEVGMGGRLDATNVLSDVLVSVIAKIGLDHQAFLGDTLELITREKAGIMKPGVPCVVDGTNAPEVIRTLENRVNELKIDAVYAHPDTICSQSPCLGRIFRELDLQRHQRANMSCAVSALRLALAKVRPGLEVDMLLPSLKNVEWPGRLQKISLSPLTARTEPVLLDGAHNSQSAEVLGEYVNKNLRPQGKITWVIAASRGKDVTALFHSIIKSGDKVAITAFGPVDGMPWVKAADTEDLALCIQSIPGVQDVRTFDGDVLAAINWACTEAGDCPLVIAGSLYLVSDVHRLLREARKSAEIYRGH, encoded by the coding sequence ATGATTGAGCTCGGTCTTGGTCGCATATCTAGGCTCCTCCAACAGACTCCTCTGTCATGGAAGGCCATCCACATTGCTGGAACCAATGGCAAAGGCTCCATTAGTGCCTATTTGTCGCACATGTTGACTGCGGGTGGTGTACGCTGTGGTCGCTTTACTTCTCCTCATCTTATCGATCGATGGGACTGCATCACCATAGGTGAGAGCGTTGTGCAGGAGTCGCTTTTTCGGCAGATTGAGGAAAGAGTCAGATTAAGGGATCAGTCACTGGGAATAGGGGCAAGTGAGTTTGAGCTGCTCACTGCCACGGCATTTGAGATCTTCAATCATGAGCATGTCGAGGTTGGTGTGGTCGAGGTGGGAATGGGTGGTCGTTTGGATGCTACGAATGTACTGAGCGATGTATTGGTGTCGGTCATTGCGAAAATTGGGCTGGACCATCAGGCCTTTCTGGGAGATACGCTAGAACTAATCACCCGAGAGAAGGCCGGGATAATGAAGCCTGGTGTTCCATGTGTGGTTGACGGCACCAACGCTCCCGAAGTGATTAGGACCCTTGAAAATCGTGTTAACGAGTTGAAGATCGATGCTGTCTATGCGCATCCTGATACAATATGCTCCCAGTCACCATGCCTGGGCCGTATCTTCAGGGAGCTTGATCTACAGCGTCATCAGCGGGCTAATATGTCCTGTGCAGTATCAGCGCTTCGGCTCGCCCTGGCGAAGGTCCGCCCAGGGCTCGAGGTGGACATGCTTCTGCCTTCCCTCAAAAATGTAGAGTGGCCAGGACGTTTGCAGAAAATCTCCCTCAGTCCTCTCACCGCCCGCACAGAGCCTGTCTTGCTCGACGGTGCACACAATAGCCAGTCGGCTGAGGTTCTCGGAGAGTACGTGAACAAAAATCTGCGTCCTCAGGGTAAAATCACTTGGGTCATTGCAGCGTCGCGTGGGAAGGATGTGACCGCGCTCTTCCATTCGATAATCAAATCTGGAGATAAGGTCGCTATCACGGCATTCGGCCCTGTCGATGGAATGCCATGGGTGAAAGCAGCGGATACAGAAGATCTGGCTCTCTGTATTCAATCAATTCCAGGCGTCCAAGACGTACGTACATTTGACGGGGACGTTCTTGCTGCCATCAACTGGGCTTGTACCGAAGCCGGCGACTGCCCCTTGGTGATTGCAGGGAGCCTATACCTTGTATCAGACGTTCACCGTCTCTTGCGTGAAGCGCGCAAAAGCGCAGAAATATACCGGGGTCATTAG